In Argopecten irradians isolate NY chromosome 11, Ai_NY, whole genome shotgun sequence, one DNA window encodes the following:
- the LOC138334905 gene encoding uncharacterized protein — translation MVTTDLHGFTFNHFLVTIITLACIVPMVTNAAPLPGYQEKWRNPCEIPSPTFEPYETTNAQKSSVLQDLLLNLQVAENVISDLKMEYRTHRVAGRVSNGSCVSSLENNLDNVYRHVDGFPDLAPYFLSRNFLAICENISTTFLHDYKILVPVMIFLEETIEEDYQNNNATYFYQLTELHNALKGVMCKFHQIEQRCGAEEQTLDATELIHNYKVSPNYDPRERDYLLIRDTGVLVRALHGRYDNCLTLFRKISS, via the exons ATGGTCACCACCGACTTGCATG gatttacattcAACCACTTCCTAGTGACCATCATTACATTGGCTTGTATCGTCCCGATGGTAACGAACGCCGCGCCCCTCCCTGGATACCAAGAGAAATGGAGAAATCCATGTGAAATACCTTCCCCAACATTTGAACCGTACGAGACGACAAACGCGCAGAAATCTTCCGTTCTCCAGGATTTACTTTTGAATCTCCAGGTGGCAGAGAATGTTATTTCCGATCTAAAAATGGAATAT AGAACACATCGTGTCGCGGGGAGAGTCTCTAACGGTTCGTGTGTCTCCAGCCTTGAAAACAACCTCGATAATGTGTATAGGCATGTTGACGGCTTCCCAGACCTGGCGCCATACTTCTTGTCACGGAACTTCCTAGCTATTTGTGAAAAC aTTTCTACGACATTTTTGCACGACTACAAAATCCTTGTCCCAGTTATGATTTTCCTGGAAGAAACCATTGAAGAGGATTATCAGAACAACAACGCCACATACTTTTACCAACTGACGGAATTACACAACGCATTGAAAGGAGTGATGTGTAAATTTCATCAAATTGAACAACGTTGTGGCGCAGAGGAACAAACTCTGGACGCAACGGAACTTATTCACAATTACAAGGTATCGCCTAACTATGATCCTCGGGAGAGAGATTACCTTCTGATTAGGGATACAGGTGTTTTAGTTCGGGCGCTGCATGGTAGATATGATAACTGTCTCACGCTGTTCAGAAAAATCTCGTCATAA